The DNA region CTCGAAACAGCGGAACGCTGGCATCAAAGCATGTCATGCAGAACAAAGAAACAGTCCAACCTCCCAAAGATCCTGCAGGCTTTTTCAAGAATGGTGGAACCAGTAGAGTTATGGCATCAAAGCATGTTATGCAGAAACGGGAAAAATCCCAACATCCCAAAAATCCTCTAGGATTGGTCAAGAACATTGGAACTAGTGTAATTCCAGCATCAACGCATAGTATGCAGAACAAGAAAGCAATCCATTGGCCAGAAGACACCGCATCACCAGTTACGAAGATTGAAACTAGCGCTAGAAGTCCGCAGCTCAttcagaaaaaggaaaagaagcaaCCTTCCGAAAACTCTGCTGGCGCAGTGAGCGGAAGTAGGCTGGCTACACATAAAAAAGTAACAACCTTGGACAGTCAAAGACAAAAGCAACATATTAGCATTGATCATATAGTGTGGGAAGGTATGTCCATAGGTTCCTTCTGGTTTATTCTACTCTTAATCTGACACTGATATCTTTTCACATTCATCCTATACTTGTATACATGGATAATATCTTTTCACATTCACACCAAAAGTAAAGGTCATGGGAGCTAATTACACCATATTTCTTTCCAATTTTGCAGGTTTTGATGATGACATCGTGCCGCTTGAGAAGAGCTGTCTATTATGTGACGGTGATCTTGCAAATGAACCTGAATATTGTTTAGATATGGCGAGTCTCAATCCTGCAGAGAATGCTGTTCTTTCATGTAGTCATGTCTTTCATAGCATGTGCTTACGGTAGACAATAGCTGAAGAGAAGTGTAGAGATCCGCCTTGCATAATATGTGCCAGTAGTTTATTAAATCCCTGCGTATTATTTCATTCTCATAGGatgtacaattttttttttcttgatagtCTGGCATTCTTTTGTTGTTTTACTAGTAGTAGGAAAGGAGAAAATCAAGACATAAATGGATTCAGCTTCCTCAACCTTATATTTATGCAAAATCTAATTTCACAGGCTTCATGGACACATATTGCATCATTGCAAGGATTAATGAACTTGTTTTAAGCCATTCTCTCCCAGACCAGCTCTGGCCTAGTGTCATGGTTCATATGAGCTTGCAAGATAATCGTCCCTTTTGATTTATTGGACTGTTTGGTTTTGTCCACAAAACACACCTATGTTTTATATATGGGTTTTACAAGAATACTTCATTAAAAATGATTTTCCAAATCCTGATAAATACCATCGATACTACTGCAGACATGAGGGAGATATTAATCATTTTAACTGGTCGATAAACAAGAGAACTCTCTTATCTAGCTTCTCTCTCCATCTTCTTCCGAAAGTTATACAACTATGGGAGTGGTGCAATTCGGGGAAGATGAAGCATCAACGCCCCAAATAAGTAATTTCTTGACATGCCCAAACCCTGCTTGCTACAAGACACTTCTTTTGTATCCCCTTCTAAAGACTTCTCCTCACTCTTAGCTGTTCTGTTTAGCTGGAAATCCATCATAATTTACCATCAGCACATTAAAAACTACCCACAAGTTCCTGATTGCACCTGAACTGGGGGATCGAGATTCCCTTTACATAGCTTCCGAGGTTATACCAGCAGAATCCCCTTCCTCAATCTTCAAGGACGAAGACTGAGCTGCAGATGGTAATGCTATTCTAGAAACCGGAGCTAGTAGACACTTTAGCAGTCTCTTCCCCTCTCAGTTCATTGGGATCCTCAAACACCAAAGCCCGTGACTCAAAATATGGAGAATCCAAAACCATCTCTCGCTGTTCGCTTAAACAGTTTAAATACATGTCAAGCTTCTCAAAATGTTTTTTTAACAATCCTTGGGACACTGAAAAAATGTTGCCTGCACAGCCAAAGATATAAAATTTCCATTGGTATATTAGCCGCATAATATCTTCAGTTGAACTGCAATATTTACTTGTATTTCCAGAAATAAGAACTAGATCCATATCACTTCTACCCATGTATGCTAGCATGACCGTCAGTAAAATCTGAAGTTGCCCGTCATAAGGTGTGTTTTCTAGTGTCACGGGTTTAAACTTTAGTCTTGTAGTCCGTGTGGTCTTAAGCGGTTTCTTGATTTTAAATCTGCTAAAGTTAATCTTACTCTTGCAAAATGAAAATTATAGATAGAAATTCTCTCATGTATTGAAAATAAAGCGAAGGCAACTCAAAATTGAAAGGCAATGAAAGAACAGAAAAGCCACAAGAAAGCAAAAGCACGCTAAGTTTTTGAGTAAATACTTTCAATAGTATTAAATTATTGTGAAAGATTACAACTGAGTGcttacaaatgagggggaagacctctatttatagttgagctcccttaAATCGAATGATACAAATTGAATTACATCGATAGTTAGATGAGAGTcttaagggatttaaactctatacatatTTGTTTGAGAGTCCTAagagatttaaactctatacatatTTGTTCCTTAAGATTTACAATAATTACCCTGGTAACTCTAGTTTATCAGAGTGTTTCATTCGGCTACCAATGCTTCAAGTAGATAGGCTTTTCCATATGTTCCACGAGTTAGGGCAATTCAAGTGGGTCAAATGAGCGCCATTTAATCAATTGGCCTCCACAGGACATTTTTTGGACATTCATCACGGATTTTGATCCGCGGCCAGTGAAACTAGTATGTGGATTAGTCTCTTGGAAGAAAAGGGGTTCTATTGCCAGTT from Gossypium hirsutum isolate 1008001.06 chromosome A04, Gossypium_hirsutum_v2.1, whole genome shotgun sequence includes:
- the LOC121228127 gene encoding uncharacterized protein translates to MQNKETVQPPKDPAGFFKNGGTSRVMASKHVMQKREKSQHPKNPLGLVKNIGTSVIPASTHSMQNKKAIHWPEDTASPVTKIETSARSPQLIQKKEKKQPSENSAGAVSGSRLATHKKVTTLDSQRQKQHISIDHIVWEGFDDDIVPLEKSCLLCDGDLANEPEYCLDMASLNPAENAVLSCSHVFHSMCLR